Proteins encoded together in one Benincasa hispida cultivar B227 chromosome 1, ASM972705v1, whole genome shotgun sequence window:
- the LOC120084249 gene encoding 5-methylthioadenosine/S-adenosylhomocysteine deaminase-like isoform X1, protein MEACRRQSEEAMESKSNPIFNSLIVLHNALIITMDSESRVFRNGGIAISGDKIKAIGRSSDILHQFSASAHHIIDLHSQILLPGFINTHVHTSQQLARSIADDVDLMTWLHHRIWPYESNMTEEDSYISTLLCGIELIHSGVTCFAEAGGQYVSGMAKAVELLGLRACLTQSIMDCGEGLPAPWADITTDDCIQSQKELYKKYHNTADGRIRVWFGIRQIMNATERLLIETRDNALELETGIHMHVAEIAYENLKVMNERKVDHGTVTYLEEIQFLRNNLLSAHTVWVNDNEISFLSRNGVKVSHCPASAMRMLGFAPIREMLDAGICVSIGTDGAPSNNRMSIVDEMYLASLINKGREVYANGTTNPSVLPAEVVLQMATINGAKSVLWENEIGSLEVGKKADMVVINPSSWSMVPSHDSISCLVYSMRTENVISVMCNGKWIMKDKKIINVNEEDVILMAKQASKELLERAGIRIPNRMNFI, encoded by the exons ATGGAAGCTTGCAGACGGCAGAGTGAAGAAGCTATGGAGTCGAAGAGCAATCCCATCTTCAACTCTCTTATTGTTCTCCACAACGCTCTCATCATCACCATGGATTCCGAGAGCCGAGTCTTCCGGAACGGCGGAATTGCGATCTCCGGTGACAAAATCAAGGCCATCGGCCGCTCTTCCGATATTCTCCACCAATTCTCTGCTTCTGCTCACCACATTATTGACCTTCATTCTCAAATCTTGCTCCCCg GGTTTATTAACACGCATGTCCACACTTCTCAGCAGCTTGCGAGGAGCATTGCCGACGATGTGGATTTGATGACTTGGTTGCATCATCGTATATGGCCCTACGAATCCAACATGACCGAGGAAGATTCCTACATTTCCACTTTGCTTTGTGGTATTGAACTCATTCACTCGGGT GTAACATGCTTTGCTGAGGCAGGGGGGCAATATGTATCTGGAATGGCTAAAGCTGTAGAGTTGTTGGGTTTACGGGCGTGCTTAACTCAGTCAATAATGGACTGTGGGGAAGGATTGCCAGCTCCTTGGGCTGATATAACTACTGATGATTGCATTCAG TCTCAAAAAGAGCTTTACAAGAAGTACCACAACACGGCAGATGGGCGCATCAGAGTATGGTTTGGTATCAGACAAATTATGAATGCAACAGAACGTCTATTGATTGAAACAAGGGATAATGCATTAGAACTAGAAACTGGGATCCACATG CATGTTGCAGAGATAGCCTATGAGAACCTGAAAGTGATGAATGAACGAAAAGTTGATCATGGAACAGTTACTTACCTGGAGGAAATACAGTTTCTGCGAAACAATTTACTTTCTGCACATACTGTTTGGGTTAATGACAATGAG ATTAGTTTTCTTTCAAGGAATGGGGTCAAAGTATCCCACTGTCCAGCTTCGGCAATGAGAATGCTTGGATTTGCACCTATCAGAGAGATGCTTGATGCTGGTATTTGTGTTTCCATTGGAACAGATGGAGCACCGTCAAATAATAGAATGAGCATAG TTGATGAGATGTACCTTGCATCGCTGATTAATAAAGGCCGGGAAGTCTATGCAAATGGAACAACCAATCCCTCTGTTCTTCCTGCTGAAGTAGTCCTACAAATGGCGACAATAAATGGCGCAAAATCAGTACTTTGGGAGAATGAAATAGGATCACTTGAAGTTGGGAAGAAG GCGGATATGGTTGTGATCAATCCTTCTTCTTGGTCCATGGTTCCTTCCCATGACAG TATTTCCTGCCTTGTCTATAGTATGAGGACTGAAAATGTGATATCTGTAATGTGCAATGGCAAGTGGATAATGAAAGATAAGAAGATCATTAATGTGAATGAG GAAGATGTAATTTTGATGGCAAAACAAGCTTCCAAGGAGCTGCTGGAGAGAGCAGGAATAAGAATTCCGAACAGAATGAATTTCATCTAA
- the LOC120084249 gene encoding 5-methylthioadenosine/S-adenosylhomocysteine deaminase-like isoform X2: MEACRRQSEEAMESKSNPIFNSLIVLHNALIITMDSESRVFRNGGIAISGDKIKAIGRSSDILHQFSASAHHIIDLHSQILLPGFINTHVHTSQQLARSIADDVDLMTWLHHRIWPYESNMTEEDSYISTLLCGIELIHSGVTCFAEAGGQYVSGMAKAVELLGLRACLTQSIMDCGEGLPAPWADITTDDCIQSQKELYKKYHNTADGRIRVWFGIRQIMNATERLLIETRDNALELETGIHMHVAEIAYENLKVMNERKVDHGTVTYLEEIQFLRNNLLSAHTVWVNDNEISFLSRNGVKVSHCPASAMRMLGFAPIREMLDAGICVSIGTDGAPSNNRMSIVDEMYLASLINKGREVYANGTTNPSVLPAEVVLQMATINGAKSVLWENEIGSLEVGKKY; the protein is encoded by the exons ATGGAAGCTTGCAGACGGCAGAGTGAAGAAGCTATGGAGTCGAAGAGCAATCCCATCTTCAACTCTCTTATTGTTCTCCACAACGCTCTCATCATCACCATGGATTCCGAGAGCCGAGTCTTCCGGAACGGCGGAATTGCGATCTCCGGTGACAAAATCAAGGCCATCGGCCGCTCTTCCGATATTCTCCACCAATTCTCTGCTTCTGCTCACCACATTATTGACCTTCATTCTCAAATCTTGCTCCCCg GGTTTATTAACACGCATGTCCACACTTCTCAGCAGCTTGCGAGGAGCATTGCCGACGATGTGGATTTGATGACTTGGTTGCATCATCGTATATGGCCCTACGAATCCAACATGACCGAGGAAGATTCCTACATTTCCACTTTGCTTTGTGGTATTGAACTCATTCACTCGGGT GTAACATGCTTTGCTGAGGCAGGGGGGCAATATGTATCTGGAATGGCTAAAGCTGTAGAGTTGTTGGGTTTACGGGCGTGCTTAACTCAGTCAATAATGGACTGTGGGGAAGGATTGCCAGCTCCTTGGGCTGATATAACTACTGATGATTGCATTCAG TCTCAAAAAGAGCTTTACAAGAAGTACCACAACACGGCAGATGGGCGCATCAGAGTATGGTTTGGTATCAGACAAATTATGAATGCAACAGAACGTCTATTGATTGAAACAAGGGATAATGCATTAGAACTAGAAACTGGGATCCACATG CATGTTGCAGAGATAGCCTATGAGAACCTGAAAGTGATGAATGAACGAAAAGTTGATCATGGAACAGTTACTTACCTGGAGGAAATACAGTTTCTGCGAAACAATTTACTTTCTGCACATACTGTTTGGGTTAATGACAATGAG ATTAGTTTTCTTTCAAGGAATGGGGTCAAAGTATCCCACTGTCCAGCTTCGGCAATGAGAATGCTTGGATTTGCACCTATCAGAGAGATGCTTGATGCTGGTATTTGTGTTTCCATTGGAACAGATGGAGCACCGTCAAATAATAGAATGAGCATAG TTGATGAGATGTACCTTGCATCGCTGATTAATAAAGGCCGGGAAGTCTATGCAAATGGAACAACCAATCCCTCTGTTCTTCCTGCTGAAGTAGTCCTACAAATGGCGACAATAAATGGCGCAAAATCAGTACTTTGGGAGAATGAAATAGGATCACTTGAAGTTGGGAAGAAG TACTAG